The following are from one region of the Sardina pilchardus chromosome 4, fSarPil1.1, whole genome shotgun sequence genome:
- the LOC134078968 gene encoding zinc-binding protein A33-like produces the protein MEEDLTCPVCCDIYKDPVILTCAHSICKACLQQFWESKGSRECPYCRRKCSKGIYPPNMALRNLCETFIQEQSQRAAAGSEVLCSLHSEKLKLFCLEDKQPVCLVCRDSKKHNGHKLHPIDEAALDRKEELKIKLQPLQKKLKTFEEAKVTCDKTATHIKTQAQHTEKQIKEEFEKLHQFLRDEEAARIAALREEEKQKSQMMKKKIEKMNREISSLSDTIRAIEEKMGADDITFLLNYKSTVERAQCTLQDPERVSGALINVAKHLGNLKFRVWEKMQETVQYTPVTLDPNIASRYLILSEDLTSVRLGDEEQQLPDNPERFDYYATVLGSEGFNSGTHCWDVEVGENRWDVGVKAESAQRKGEYGYVNGQWTLWYNDGKYGALAPPQPPTLLTVKQKLQKIRVQLDWDRGKLSFSNPDNSTHLHTLTHTFTERVFPYFNVGRECPMRILPVKASVRVEQHS, from the exons ATGGAGGAGGATCTCACCTGCCCAGTGTGCTGTGACATCTACAAGGATCCCGTCATTTTAACCTGCGCTCACAGCATCTGTAAAGCCTGTCTGCAGCAGTTCTGGGAGAGCAAAGGATCCAGAGAATGTCCCTACTGCAGGAGGAAGTGCTCTAAAGGAATATATCCTCCTAACATGGCGTTAAGGAACCTGTGTGAGACCTTCATACAGGAACAAAGTCAGAGGGCTGCAGCAGGGTCTGaggtgctctgcagtctgcacagtgagaaactcaagctcttctgtctggaggataaacagcctgtgtgtctCGTGTGTAGAGACTCCAAAAAACACAACGGCCATAAATTACACCCTATTGATGAAGCAGCACTTGACCGCAAG GAGGAGCTCAAGATCAAACTGCAGCCCTTACAGAAGAAACTGAAGACCTTTGAAGAGGCTAAAGTGACCTGTGataaaacagcaacacacattAAG ACTCAGgcccagcacacagagaagcagatcaaggaggagtttgagaagcttcaccagtttctacgagatgaagaggcagccaggatagctgcactgagggaggaagagaagcagaagagtcagatgatgaagaagaagattgagaagatgaacagagagatctcatctctttcagacacaatcCGAGCCATAGAAGAGAAGATGggagctgatgacatcacattcctgCTG aactacaagagcacagtagaaag agcccagtgcacactgcaggatccagagagggtttcaggagctctgatcaatgtggcaaagcacctgggcaacctgaagttcagagtctgggagaagatgcaggagactgttcagtaca cacctgtgactctggatcccaacatTGCAAGCAGGTatctcatcctgtctgaggatctgaccagtgtgagacttggtgatgaggagcagcagcttcctgataacccagagagatttgattacTATGCCACtgtcctgggctctgagggctttaactcagggactcactgctgggatgtggaggttggagagaaTAGGTGGGATGTGGGTGTGAAGGCAGAGTCGGCCCAGAGGAAAGGAGAATATGGCTATGTTAATGGACAGTGGACTTTGTGGTATAATGATGGTAAATATGGAGCACTTGCTCCACCACAACCCCCCACTCTCCTCACAGTGAAGCAGAAACTCCAGaagatcagagtgcagctggactgggacagaggaaagcTGTCATTCTCTAACCCTGATAAtagcacacacctacacactctcacacacactttcactgagagagtgtttccatacTTTAATGTTGGTAGAGAATGTCCTATGAGGATCCTCCCAGTGAAGGCCTCAGTAAGAGTAGAGCAGCACAGTTAG
- the LOC134078965 gene encoding zinc-binding protein A33-like yields MASKLEEDLTCPVCCGIFKDPIILTCAHSICKACLQQFWESKGSRECPYCRRKCSKDFYPPNIALRNLCETFIQEKSQRASAGSEVLCSLHSEKLKLFCVEEKQPVCVVCRDSRKHNNNKFQPVDEAALDRKEELVIKLQPLQKKLKTFDEAKVTSDQIAEHIKTQAQHTEKQIKEEFEKLHKFLRDEEAARIAALRKEEEQKSQMMKEKIEKMSREISTLSDTIRAIEEEMKSDDITFLQNYKSTVERAQCTLQDPKRVSGALINVAKHLGNLKFRVWEKMQKTVQYTPVTLDPNTAKPNLILSDDLTSVRRGDEVQQLPDNPERFDKYHSVLGSEGFNSGTHCWDVEVGKNTSWNVGVKAESAQRKGDYGDLRGEWTLYYKDGKYGAGATPQPHTILTVQQKLQRIRVRLDLDRGKLSFSNPDNNARLHTLTHTFTERVFPYFNIPCNISPLRILPVKAILKPYP; encoded by the exons ATGGCTTCTAAACTGGAAGAGGATCTGacctgtcctgtgtgctgtggcaTCTTCAAGGATCCTATCATTTTGACCTGTGCTCACAGCATCTGTAAAGCCTGTCTGCAGCAGTTTTGGGAGAGCAAAGGATCCAGAGAATGTCCCTACTGCAGGAGGAAGTGCTCGAAAGATTTTTATCCTCCTAACATAGCGTTAAGGAATTTGTGTGAGACCTTTATACAGGAGAAAAGTCAAAGAGCTTCAGCAGGGTCTGaggtgctctgcagtctgcacagtgagaaactcaagctcttctgtgtggaggagaaacagcctgtgtgtgtagtgtgtcgaGACTCAaggaaacacaacaacaacaagttcCAACCTGTTGATGAAGCAGCCCTGGACCGTAAG GAGGAGCTCGTGATCAAACTGCAGCCCTTACAGAAGAAACTTAAGACCTTTGATGAGGCTAAAGTCACCTCTGATCAAATAGCTGAACACATCAAG ACTCAGgcccagcacacagagaagcagatcaaGGAGGAGTTCGAAAAGCTTCACAagtttctacgagatgaagaggcagccaggatagctgccctgaggaaggaagaggagcagaagagtcagatgatgaaggagaagattgagaagatgagcagagagatttcaactctttcagacacaatcagagccatagaagaggagatgaaatctgatgacatcacattcctgCAG aactacaagagcacagtggaaag agcccagtgcacactgcaggatccaaagagggtttcaggagctttgatcaatgtggcaaagcacctgggcaacctgaagttcagagtctgggagaagatgcagaaGACTGTTCAATACa ctcctgtgactctggatcccaacactgcaaaGCCCAATCTCATCCTGTCTGAtgatctgaccagtgtgagacGTGGTGATGAGGTgcagcagcttcctgataacccagagagatttgacaaGTATCACagtgtcctgggctctgagggctttaactcagggactcactgctgggatgtggaggttggaaAGAACACATCGTGGAATGTGGGTGTGAAGGCCGAGTCGgcccagaggaagggagactaTGGCGATCTGAGAGGAGAGTGGACTTTGTATTATAAAGATGGTAAATATGGAGCAGGTGCTACTCCACAGCCCCACACTatcctcacagtgcagcagaaactccagaggatcagagtgcggCTGGATTTGGACAGAGGAAAGTTGTCATTCTCTAACCCTGATAATAACGCACgcctacacactctcacacacactttcactgagagagtgtttccatacTTTAATATCCCCTGTAATATCTCTCCTCTAAGGATCCTCCCAGTGAAGGCCATACTTAAACCCTACCCATAA
- the LOC134079006 gene encoding nuclear factor 7, brain-like, which yields MASKLEEDFCCPVCCDIYKDPVFLTCAHSICKACLQQFWESKGSRECPYCRRKCSKVVYPPNMALRNLCETFLKERSQRASAGSEVLCSFHSEKLKLFCLEDKQPVCVVCRDSKKHTGHKFHPVDEAALDRKEELKIKLQPLQERLKTFEEAKVTCDQITKHIKTQAQHTEKQIKEEFEKLHQFLRDEEAARIAALREEEEQKSQMMKEKIEKMSREISSLSDTIRAIEEKMGADDITFLQPKPTAALTPECYSRAQCTLQDPERVSGALINVAKHLGNLKFRVWEKMQEMVQYAPVTLDPNTAQPGLILSEDLTSVRCGEKARKLPDNPERFDEYACVLGSEGFNSGTHCWDVEVGENKFWNVGVKAESAQRKGEYDNDVSGEWYMWYKGGKYGACSASQFSTCFTVQQKLQRIRVQLDWDRGKLSFSDPDNNTHLHTFTLTFTERVFPYLNTPHNIPPLRILPVKASVRVEQPS from the exons ATGGCTTCTAAACTGGAGGAAGATTTCtgctgtcctgtgtgctgtgacatcTACAAGGATCCCGTCTTTTTGACCTGCGCTCACAGCATCTGTAAAGCCTGTCTGCAGCAGTTCTGGGAGAGCAAAGGATCCAGAGAATGTCCCTACTGCAGGAGGAAGTGCTCTAAAGTGGTTTACCCTCCTAACATGGCGTTAAGGAACCTGTGCGAGACCTTCTTAAAGGAGAGAAGTCAGAGAGCTTCAGCAGGGTCTGAGGTGCTCTGCAGTTTTCACAGTGAGaaactcaagctcttctgtctggaggataaacagcctgtgtgtgttgtgtgcagagACTCAAAAAAGCACACTGGCCACAAATTTCACCCTGTTGATGAAGCAGCACTTGACCGTAAG GAGGAGCTCAAGATCAAACTGCAGCCCTTACAGGAGAGACTGAAGACCTTTGAGGAGGCTAAAGTCACCTGTGATCAAATAACTAAACACATCAAG ACTCAGgcccagcacacagagaagcagatcaaggaggagtttgagaagcttcaccagtttctacgagatgaagaggcagccaggatagctgcactgagggaggaagaggagcagaagagtcagatgatgaaggagaagattgagaagatgagcagagagatctcatctctttcagacaccatcagagccatagaagagaagatgggagctgatgacatcacattcctgCAG cccaaacccacagcagcactgactcctgaatgttattccagagcccagtgcacactgcaggatccagagagggtttcaggagctctgatcaatgtggcaaagcacctgggcaacctgaagttcagagtctgggagaagatgcaggagatgGTTCAGTatg ctcctgtgactctggatcccaacactgcacaacCAGgtctcatcctgtctgaggatctgaccagtgtgagatGTGGTGAAAAGGCACGGAAGCTTCCCgataacccagagagatttgatgagtATGCCTGTGttctgggctctgagggctttaactcagggactcactgctgggatgtggaggttggagagaacAAATTCTGGAATGTGGGTGTGAAGGCAGAGTCGgcccagaggaagggagaataTGATAATGATGTGAGTGGAGAGTGGTATATGTGGTATAAAGGTGGTAAATATGGAGCATGTTCTGCATCACAGTTCTCCACTTGCTTtacagtgcagcagaaactccagaggattagagtgcagctggactgggacagaggaaagctgtcattctctgaccctgataataacacacacctacacactttcacactcactttcactgagagagtgtttccatacTTAAACACTCCCCATAATATCCCTCCTCTGAGGATCCTCCCAGTGAAGGCTTCAGTAAGAGTAGAGCAGCCCAGTTAG